TTCTACccgtatttataataattaatatttttgtcataaaaaataatattttttcattagtgAATCAAATAGGAGATTCGTCTAATAAAATGACTTGTGGGGCTCTCTCACAAAATTTTTTATGTTATCTAATTTATATATCTATTTTATTTAGCAAAATTACAATTGATATTTAATTTGCTAAATATTTAGTAgtgattttattttaacattattacgctaatttagttaattaagataattttattTGACAATATTTTGTCTATGTTTAGTCCTTTTAAGTACATCGTGATTTTGGTTTCGATAAAATTTActattatgttatttttattgttttcccATTGTGAAttatatttggatgaaaatttatattttttaatttgagaGAGTTGTCATTGTGTTATAATCACATGGATTGAAAGTGTCATATGAATaagtgaatatatatatattttcattttttgtgttttatatatatttagattGCTAAATACTCATAAACAATATGTTATTCGATTTTAAACATTATCTAAATCTCTTATTAGTTATCTACGTGCATCGCACGTATACAttcctagtatatatatatatatatatatatatatatatatatatatatatatatatatatatatatatatatatatatataaaatggaAAAATATAGGGTCAATTTGAACAAAAAGTTCTCTCTTACACAAAAGACTTTATAAGCtcaatctttatatatatatatatatatacacacacacacacacacaaacgcacacacgcacacactttTAAATAGTTTTTCAATATAGCAATcaccttttaaaaatatatatatttttcattaagaaaCTTATCTGTGATGTCGTTACAATATCTTTCTCtatttattatgaatgataatGGAAACAAATCTGTTTTTCTTGGAAGTACAATAAAATCTATCCTCTTTTGAAATATttccttcttttttttattgataTGGTTTGTAAATATTTTAGTCGTTATTATATGTATTTATAATTATGATTCAGAAATATGTATAGGGTCCAATTGCTGTAGTCTTCATGAAACAGATGCATATGGCGAAACAAGCTGTGTTTGCAATTGTTATTGTTTTGGTGTCCGTTTTCTTTTTCAGCAAAAGCAATGCAAGCAGCGCCAACAACATGTCCTTGATAGAAAGCGTGTGTAAGAAAACGTTTGACTATAATTTGTGCGTCTCTTCTTTGAAATCGAATCCTCGCAGCTTCAACACAGACGTAAAAGGGCTAGCGCGTATCATGATGGATGTAATACTAAGCAAAGTAGACGGAATACTAGGAGTGATCCGTCAACTGGTAAAGAAGACATCGGATCCCCGCATGTTGGAGTGTCTCAACAACGGCTGTTATATAGAGTACGATCGCAACACAGATAATATTAAGTATGCTATAGAATATTTGCAATCGAATTCTTTCAGGGAGGCATTAACTTCGGTGGATGATGCCTATGTAGGAGCTCAAGAAGGCTGTGAGGACTCTTTCGCTGAACTTAAAATCAAGTCGCCTATGACGGCTATAAACAAACATTTTGCTGCTCTTTGTAAAATCACCGAAGACATCATAAGCATCTTATATAAGTAGaagattaatatatatttaaattatgcaTGCTTTAATTCTACAAGTTTGTCGGTATTTTAGCTATGAAATAGAGAACGAACACAAAGATAAAATGGAGTGccaaataaaaacaaatcaaaatataatcaTAGCATAACTGGAAGAAATCATGTCACAGAAAATTCTCACAAATCTAGGTAATAAGGTATTTTAGTTAAACCAATCCACTTTTGTCCTTGTATGAAGTTCCTTGCTGTGAATTTGTTGGCTTCTCTATATTTGATCGTGTGCGCCCATTTTACTCTACTGCTAGTATTTGCCCCTGGCCCCCGGTTATCATATTCGGCATAGTATACTTTGTCTACTCCGTGTCCTGGCCCTGCCCACTCCAACCAGCCTCTTGGATCAATCAGTTTATCCAAGAAACTCTGCATAATCACTGTTGTTGAGTAGTTATGCCAGGGCCGGCCTAAATAGCTCCTCACATTGAACCTCGGCAGCAGATCTGGCGCAGCTGCAATAGTGCAGTTTTGCATCACGATGCCTGAAAAAGGATTTTCTGATTCTCTTCCTTGCGCCGTGATGGTATTCGACTGCCCTTGTCGAGGTCTGCGAGCATAGACATTGCAATTTTGAAAGAGCGCTCGTGACTCACCAAATATAAAATCTACAGTTCCATAAATATCGCACTCCCTGAAAAATTGGATGCCCTGCCAGACATACTGATACCCTAGGAATCGACATCTGTAGAAAGCAGAATATAGACCTTGGATTGTCACAGCCACTGACTGGTTCATGTTTAGACCAGCAGTGTTCTCAAAGGTAACTTCTTTGGCCACAAAACCGTTAGCAGCAACTCCTGAAAATAAGTAACATAATAATCTGAATGAAATAATTCAATTGAAAAGGTCTCTCCTACATTTAATACACACACCACACACAAGTCAAGCAAAATTACGGAAGTCATGTTGTCATGTACTTACTAACTGTCGCCGTGTCGTAAGTTAGGAAGCCCGTGTTTGTGCTTCTATTCCCGGATATTCTAGTCTTGTCTATCCCATCTCCCACTAAATACAGGTTGATCTTCTACGTCGGAATAAAAACGTGTTCGTGATAAATTCCTGCTCTTATCTCGATGTAAGTTATCTTTGAACTGTAGTTTGGTGCTGCTGAAATTGCTTGGGAGATAGTGGTGAAGTTTCCACTACCATCCTTGGCAACTATGAAAGTCCTTTGTGGGTATACACCTCGTAATGCCCAGAGGAGAGATAACACGATACAAACGCAACTCATAATTAATTGTTTCTCCATGtttctattactgtttttccTGCTCAAAACTTGCATCATAAGTGAgaacaaaaatatataatattaattctATGTTAATGTCTAATTAATTTAGACATTAACATAGAATTGTAGATACTGCCATAGTTGGGAAATCTGATGCAGAAAATTCACGGCAACATGGTCTTGTGGAACCGAAAATTAACACAAAAGAGGCCATGAATAACATCAATATATCATGTTTCGAAAGCCATTATAACCATCAATACTAACCGTAGAGGAGACAGAAACAAGTCCAAAGATGGTGACTTCTTGAACAAAGGACTCGAGGCTTTCACGGATGAGAGCATACATGCTGAGGTTGGGTGGTCTCAGCAGAACTTGTCCAAGGATTCAACATTTCCACGAATCCAAAGATCTGATGTTAATGATCCCCTAGAGAAACTATTTGAAATCTATGTTGACAGCGATAGAAAACTTATGATGCTCAAGAGAAAATCATTGAGAAAGGTGTTCATGTTCAAAAATCTTAAAGTGTTTGCATATCAAGCAGTCATGCGAATGATTCTTCATGTGCGTAACCAAGTGATATTCCGGCTGAGTGTTTTAAAGAGCCGAGTTCTAGGATATCGACAAGTCTTTCCTGTATTGAGATACAATTGACAGACATGATAACATTTACATTAATAGGAAATAAACTTTATAGAAATGAGAATGGCCTTATGATaattaatatatgcatgcttgTAATTTCGATAGTTATAGAAATGAGAATGGCCAACGATGGATTCTTTTTCTCATCCATTTACCAGAAATGAATTTGATGTATCTAATAATATGTGGTTTATATTAGTAATTAGGTGTAACGTTTGTTTCATTGTTTGTTTTTGGTGCTTCCAAATAAGGCTCTggtgttttttttaataaaattacatATCCTTGTTCACTAGTATCTTTTACCAATGTGAGAAATGAAGAATTAATAGAAAATATCAAATTTgtgtagtttttttttatagCAATACTAGTATAGGTCACAAGTTTTTACAAGTATTTGTTATCTTACCACTATGaggaaaaatgaaattttaataGAAAACATCAATATTTAGTAAGCTTTCtataaaaatttgtgtggtcaattttttttcttagtCGAAGAGATAcatctaaataatatttaatttgtaagTTTACTTAAAAAAAGTAAGAGATTAAGACTTTGGCTATATATTAATGTGGACACAACCTGATTACAAATATGAGTATGTTGATAAATATATCTCCAAATTATTTATTGGTGATTTACATTACCTCATACTTTTCAAATATTCGTACATTTGTCATCTCAAGTGTGTACTTGAATTTCTTCTTGGGGTTAAATTGCTAagatttttttaagaaattttattttaaatttgggGTTTTTTTCAAAACAGTTAAGTAAAAGGTAAAGCCATTTTAATTATTCATGAGAAAAATTCAATgtgagtttagagataaattctttctttttttatataGAAAAAATGACTAAATTTGATAGTATGATAAGATAATATTCAataacataaaattttattcatgGCACCATTTTTTACCCACTTAGGTTTCTCTTTTGATGAGTCGATCCATTTTGATAAGCATACCTCAGTTAAGAGAGAAATTGAAGAAATATGTATACATTATTTGGAAATTACGAGCTCAAATTTCCATTTTAGAAAATTTACATGACATTGATAGAAAGCGTGTGTAAGAAAACACATGACTACAAGTTGTGCATCTCTACATTGAAATCGAATCATCGCAGCTTCAACACCGACATAAAAGGGTTAGCTATTATCATGGCGGGTGTAATACGAGGCAAACTAACTGAAAAAATCGAATCCTCGCAGCTTCAACACCGACGTAAAAGGGTTAGCTATTATCATGACGGGTGTAATACGGGGCAAAGTAACTGAAATATTAACAGTGACCGGTCACATTATTTTAGGTCTAAACTAATCAAATTACCAACAAACATAACTGGAAGAATCTTAATTAATTGTAAATGATCTCCTTAAAAAATGATTACGAACTATTTCtgtacaaaatttgaaaaagaaaagtctataacaaattttttaaagtatttaCAAATACTACCTAAAATTGTGTTTGACTATTTTAACGTAGAGAAGCTATTTTAAT
This Primulina eburnea isolate SZY01 chromosome 2, ASM2296580v1, whole genome shotgun sequence DNA region includes the following protein-coding sequences:
- the LOC140823994 gene encoding cell wall / vacuolar inhibitor of fructosidase 2-like, which codes for MAKQAVFAIVIVLVSVFFFSKSNASSANNMSLIESVCKKTFDYNLCVSSLKSNPRSFNTDVKGLARIMMDVILSKVDGILGVIRQLVKKTSDPRMLECLNNGCYIEYDRNTDNIKYAIEYLQSNSFREALTSVDDAYVGAQEGCEDSFAELKIKSPMTAINKHFAALCKITEDIISILYK